Part of the Xiphophorus couchianus chromosome 19, X_couchianus-1.0, whole genome shotgun sequence genome is shown below.
ttgtctctatgctgctgtaactgcgaaataatttccctgctgggatgaataaagtaattctattctattctattctaatctATAACTGCACTCCTGGGCTTTGCatagaatatttttgatattttgattaatgtgttaaaatttttaacatCTATGGACTTTTTGTGAAGTGTGTCTCAAAGGTTCCTGACAAATTATTCCAAACAAAACCTATAATCTGAAACATTCCTTGTTAAAGTTTCACTTTAAgaatgttttggaaatattcCTGGAAATTTCCCTGATGATTGTCTGGAGTTCACAGCAAATATAAACCCAAgcgttatcttttttttttgttatttctctgTGGGTTGGTATTTTTGGTTGTGTTCATTCTCAGCAGTTCCTGTCTGAGTGGTTTTAGGTGAGCAGAGAACTGGAAATGAACAATTCCAGTGCCCCTCTTCCCATTAAGGTATGCCTCGGAAAACCACAACCTCATTAATGCTGCTTCTCTCCAGAATATCATTCCTACGTCAAGATCCATATAGCCTGTGATTTAACTCACAGGCAATTTATTTTGTACAAGAAAACATATCCAAGGTTTGTGAGAATTCAGAGGTGTTTCATGGTCACAAATTATGTAAGGTGCTGCCTCAGTGTTTGCAAGTTAATTATTTATCTCTCAGCCAAGCTCCACTGATAAGAGCTGTGTAAATATTACAATGTTTAATGAGAAGGCTCTGCCGTGTCTCTGAGCTCATTTCCCTCCTGGGCGTGCCAGACTTACAATGACTGCTTTCACTTCCCTGTGCAGCTGCAGACCTTCCAGAGGATCTCAGAAGCCCGACGTGGCGGCAGACCCAGAGATGAGTGTCTACAGCGATGCTTCCAATGACGACTTGTGTGACGAGTTGGAGACTTTGGGGTGAGCTTATTAATCTCCTGACTTTTCATTTTACTTCATGTTCAACACAACAAGTAGTTCAAAACTGCCCTGCCTTCTCACAAACAGAGGATTTTACCCTTTGTTGTAGCCACTGAATATGGATTATACTGTGAGTAGACTTGTTTTGAATACAatcatttgtttgcatttgtagATTATGTGTTGTTTTCTCTCGAGAATTGTTTAATATCAGGAATAAGGTGTGGACAACATAGGAccataaaacagtgtttttcaTGATCATAATATTCTATggattttgaagaaataaaacaaattaaactaacTAACCAAAAAGCGGTGTTCTATAATTGTTTTCTCTTGAGTGAAGGAGAATGTAATTACCATCAggtgttttaaactttaatccGAAAGTCGTTATTTAGTCCCTATTTATGATGTGGGAATTTGGCATCTTCAGTGTTGCAGGGAGAGCTAGACTGTCCTCTGAGGAGTTGTGCACTCTGATTTGTCCTCAACTTCAGAAAGTGTTTTGTAACTATCAGATTTACACGCTACTCAGCCTGCCTGTGGGTTCAAAAATGAACAGTTGCAGTGCCCCTCTTCCCATTAAGGCTTGCCTCGGAAAACCACAACCTCATTATTGCTGCTACTCTCCAGAATATCATTCCTATGTCAAGATCCATATAGCTCCTGGTCCTGGCAGAGGGCCTGGAACCATTTTGGATGGATAATGAATTTTGTGTAGTTTCATAGACACATTCTGCTATGTATATTTTAGTGATGCTGTCACTAAATAATTCTTAGTgatgctgtgttttatttcacatgaaaaatgttaatgcCCATTACTTCACCATGCCATTACTTGTAACTGTTGGAAGTTGTTGGAAGCAGAACATATGTCAGATTAGTCTCTAATAAACGCAGTCTGCTTTAACAGCCGGAGACATTAGACACTGGACACTGAAAATAAGTTTCAGCTGCTACTTTAAGTGGAATCTaactgaagaaaacagagaagttGTAAAATGTTACCCTCTCTATCATGTGGTGTCCATAAAACCCAGTACATTGTAACCAATCAAatgtagtaaaataaaacttgtcttTCAAGTTTACAGACAATATCCTGAGCTTATGAATCCGTGTATGACTGACCCAAATCAGATCAGTGTGGTTTTTTTATCGTCTTTTTCTTAAGCTAGAAATGACAGTTTGTCTTTACAGAACTCCTCCCCACCTTTGATGCAAATGGAGAACTTTCACATCCTTTTTTACTGGTTTCATTTACATCTGTGGCACATTCATACTTATGAAATCTCTCTAAATTTCCTGTACAGATCTCTGCTGTGCCTGTTGTTCTTTCACTTTGTCCAAATTTCAGTTTAAACCTCATTGACCTTTCAACAAAACCATAAATGTTAAGAACATTCTCATTAAGCTCATCTTCCTTTGTGCAGCTAAAAGAAGCAAGTGGAAaaaaggaagacagaaaaatgcAATCAACTATGCAGAACCTTTAAAATGATATATTCTTAAAGCAAAAGGGTGAAAAAAGTTCTAATTACATAACACAGGTAACATAGTGTGAGGAATAATTTAATCTCaagaacagattttattttagcttagtttaattaatttagtaTTTTGAACAACAAATCTCTAAAGTTGTAATTCATACATGGGAACACTTGTGCAGAAAACAAGTTTGTATTGTTTCACAGGtattgttgaatgtttttcaaTGGAACACTGAAGGTGCATTGTGACATTGTGGCATTATAACACCTGACAGTttcatttataaacaacaaaaaacttataTAGGCCAAAGTCTGAATTGGCAGGGAAGATCAGTGAGAAAAGGGCAGCCCTGCTAGTATTAgctgtgttaaaaaataaatagctaatcTAAGCTTAAATAAAGCCTGAATGAatttaagcattaaaaaaacaaaacctaacaTTACTCCTTTGCCTTTCCTTAACGCCTACTTCCAGTCAGCtactaaacaaatatttacctGCTCAACATATTTAGGACCTGCTGAAAAACTTTATGGTTTTATGCAGACAAACAATTGCAAATCAAACAATACTGAATGTCCCTCACTGTCCTGGAATAAAAATCATTCCATTTTTGAATATTTGGGATTAAACTCTATCAGGCTTCACTATGTCTTAGTTTATTGCTCACAACTTAGTGCTGGGGAATCAGGCTGTTCAAAtcaatgtgtttatttctattaaaacgttttttgtttttttttactttcatgatTTTCATTGGAGGTGGTACCACTATGACCTGTCCCGGCATGCTGCAGAGGCTCTCCTCCTGTCCAATGGAGGAGATGGGAGTTATCTCCTGAGGAACAGTAATGGCGCTCCTGGCTGCTTTGCCCTGTCTGTCAGGTCAGTCGCAAGCCAGAACTAAAAAACACTAAAGGAGATTGTTTCTCGTACAGGTCAGGAGATTACTAGATTACCACTAGAATGtatttcatgtttctttgttaaactgaaagaaataaatcagaaactAAGGACTATAGACATCCAGgcaatatatactgtatgtgttgaATCTGAATGTTTGGCagatgcaaaacagaaaaaaatcctaaattatgaaatgtttttttcattctttgaaACACATAGAGCAAAGGATTCAGTGAAGCATTTTCATGTGACACGCAGAGACAATGTCTACATCTTTGGGTTTAATGAGTTCCCAAGCTTTCAGGACTTTGTCAGCCACTTTGCCAACCAACCTCTCCTGGGAAGCGATGCAGGTAAGAAGATCTAGATTTTTGATTCACCGGACTCACCAATAAAACGTTCTATTCCATACCTGATTTCAGTCTGTCCGAAGCACTCAAAGGAACCCCAATTTTTATACGAATAGGAGTTTTATAGGAAGTGATGCTGAGTGTTAAGtgttttcaatgtttgtttcagttctCCCCATtgcaatttcatttttttcccagcaattattaaggaaaagcaaaaatatgacGAAGCCAAACCAACCTAACAAAAACTATCTATACAAACTTACTTTCATGGTTCTGTTTATTGGTTCACCTTAAAGTATCTTTGCTGCAGTAAAGTTTTAAACTGTTTGTATTTAATGTTTCCATGTTGAGTTTTTCCAACCTTAATGGCTTGCATAGTCTGAGTTAGTGGTGTCCAGATTAGCTACACTCTAAACAGGAATTAGctctaaaacatatttacttctGGTTTAGTGGCATTCTTGCATGGGAATGCTGTTCAAATGTTCCACTTTCTAACTGTAGTTGGTAATGATATTGATCAGTAATCTGATAAGAACAATCATCTGTCCTATGTGCTTTGTTTACCCAACACTGGGTGATAAGGATTAGGCATTAGAAAGAACAGTACGAGTACACCTCTTCCCATTTATATATGCCTCAGAAAATCACAACCTCCTTTTAGTCGCTTGTTTCCACAATTTTGTTCCTAATTCAAGTTCTATATAACTCACGATCACTCATCCATCATAGATGGATGTATAAATTGATAGAGGAGGTAGAGTATTTGGAAGTTTAGCAAAGAAAACAGTAATTTAACTGACAATCTCACAGTAGGCAGATACTGTAGTTACTCCTTACGTCTTCTTATTTTATAGAATCAAAAGTTGAGTACAAATGTCTGAGGgggaaattatgtaaaaaatgtaacttgCTCTCTGTCTTTGAACCAGGGACCCTCATTGTGCTTAAGAGTCCATATCCATGGCGTGTGGAAGAGCCATCCATCTATGAGTCAGTGCGAGTTCACACCGCCATACAGACGGGCCGGACAAAAGATGATCTGGTCCCCAAAGCACCATCGGTATGATGAGaagctttgttttcatttgtatatGTTGTTTAGGTTTATAAACTAGTAAAGTTAATTGGTATGGTTGTGTTTGATATAGGTGTGAAACTTtatgattaaaagaaatttacttTTTCACTCAATCCCAACTTGTAATAAACTTTTCTTTCCAAAGTTTACCCAactttttgtgtatttcaaGCTAAATTTCACAGCCAAAATATGCaatgtcagccaatcagacgttTTTAAGGAAATTATGTCCAGAGGAAGTTCTGCATTTACATGTTCCTCATGTAGTAGGTGTGAATAGATGTAGAAGTGAGTTTCAGTCCTATTTATTACATTCTATGCTTGTGGATCCAAATGGATCCAAGCTGTAAGACCAAGCAGAGCACCAAGATGGAGATTCAATCAAATAATGAGTGCAGAGAGATTAAAATGCCTTTCTGAGTTTggccatttttgtttaaaatagattattttatttatttaatttaaagtttaaaatttttgagGCACAAATTTTGGGTGTTAGTTATATGTAAACATATAATAATGaataccacaaaaaaataaaggcttgaaatgtattttcattctATCATTTGTGGGTCTTGGTTGGTGAATGAAGTTGTCTCCAAACATTGCTTCAGTTTCATTTAACTGGAAAAGGTTTTTTATCTTACAATATTACTCCTGCCTTTCTACTGACacatagtatgtcattatagCTGGGAACCAAGGAAGGCTACCTGGTGAAACAAGGAGCAATTGTGAAGGTGAGAACATTGAAATAAGGCCATCTCTACACATTGGAAAAGCAATCATCGGATACTCAGATACATTTATCTGAAACTGAGATTTCAGTTTTACTATGACTTAGCTACTTAAAATCTAACTTTTACTCTTAATTTACAGATAAATttgaaacttgttttcttttttttgacagaattgGAAACAAAGGTGGTTTACACTCCATAGAAATGAACTTAAgtactttaaagacaaaatggtAAGTTTATTTCACATTCCAGGTTATAACTTTGATATAACTATTTGACAGGTTAATTATTTGATAAATGGTAAATGTTAGTATGTGTTGTCTGTTGATCAAGTTAATCCATATTTGCATCTAATCAGTTACACTGTTCCTTGTTGCAGTGTGAGGAACCCATTCGGACGCTGGATTTAACATCTTGCTCTGCAGTCCAGTTTGACTATTCTCAGGACAAAGTCAACTGTTTCTGGTGCGTAACTTACTGTGTTGGTATGAATCCTTTACTTGAGGAGCATTTGCCATTAACGAATGGAAAGAAATAGCACAATAGGGTCATACATAAGAtttaagcaaaaacaataataagcTGGAAGTCAAACAAATTTTACAGAGAAGTACTCCAGTGTTTTCCACAACTCCACAACCTTTTGGGTTCTGGGAAGAGCCCTCATTGTGTCAAGACTTTTAATGATTCAACCACATATGACTTAAATAAAGACACGCCTTTTGGTGAACTCTCTGTTAGTACAACAGTCTCAAACACAATGCTTCTTTGTGTGATATCATGGAAAATATCTAAAGAAATCAAACAAGATACCAGGAAGAGAACTGCTAGCTTTGATAAGAATAGTTCATCCTTGGACACAATTTCCAGATGACTGAAGGTGCCATGTTAATGCATTTAAGCAATAATGTACAAATACAGTCACCATGGAATAGGTTCTCTGTCCTAGAGATGAAAATTTTCTGGTGTAAAAATAGCATCTCATTCCTAGCAGAAGAAAATTCTGGCTAAAGCAGGTTATATGGTGtcattaacaataaaacaagtaatttaaaaaacatgaccTGAGAGGCTCGTCAGAGATGAAGAAGCCTTTACTCAAGAGGCAATGTAAAAAGTTAGTCTGTATTGGCAACCAGTTACCCTAATTTTTGAAGATATATCTTATACTtggatgaaataaaattaaagtatttgGCCACAATGACCATTGTTACatctggagaaaataaaaactaaaacttctaAGCTAACTTTCAAATACAGCATTATCCGAGGAAGTGTTTTGCTGCTGGAGGGACTGATGTacttccaaaaataaatgacatcaaaaggaaagaaaacattgaagtAACATCCCAAGATGCCAACCAGGAAATTGTCCCAGTCCAGATTAGGCTTCTAAGTACACTAAGCACTAAATATACCACCACATTTGTTACAAAGTTGTTTCATGGTAACTAAGTCAATGTTGTGAGGATAACCAGAATATTTCACCCAAGTCATGGAGATTAGAAGGCAATTCTGCcaaatactaaaaaaatgttttagaactTTTGAGTCTGAAAGAGGAAAACTGTccaaaaggtgtttttttaatttttatttattgttattttttttattaccattaTCGTGGGACTTAGCAAAGATACataatttgaattgaaacaggaagtgttacatctgatttaatatcagtgatatttaaTATCTAATGAAAGTTCAGATGACCGCTGCAAGCTGGATTGTACACTCTGGCTTCCAATGATATAAACCAcatgtaaagttaaaaaagaaattggactAGGAACAGAACAATGTGGAACAACTTCACATTCAGGctttaaacatttccaaatggCTCTGTGGGGCATACTAAAAATAATATGCTTCTGTTAATGTCAAGAGTGAATGTGCCAATGTGTTTCTATGTCAAAACATGAGACCTTTGCAAaccaaaatttgatttttttttagattttgttcatAATCTCCAAAGtgtagaaataaacagaaaagatttgTGCTGTCAGTAGATAAGCTACACTTTGCGTTCCTATTACCACTTCTGCCTCCTTAGCTGCGCTACATTTTCTATTACACAACTCAtgttaagcaaaaaaaaaattgccacatTGCTTCAGTTTCTTATGGGAAAAAATaccgtttttttcttttgctctgtgCTCTATCCTGTGTGTTATCCTGGTTTACACATTGTTGTCTCCATAACCTATCTATTGTTTTACAGCAGTTTGAACCCCTCCAAAACACCCACAGATATAAATAAAACCCTTTTCTCAGTTCTGAGTTCCccatattgacttttttttcaaacattgatattttttgtgCGAAAAAAGGGAAGTTTAAGGCGACAGTGGAGGAAACTGACCTGAGTTCCAGCTGTCGGTACAGTCatgtaaataatttcacattCAACCCATCTGTCTTAACAGGAAAGAagggatttgttttttgtctaacctggcaaaaataatttgcttgcttttattctgtaaattgAAACATAAGAAcgagagaaaatgtaaaacgtAAGAGTTAACAAAATTGAGAaatgtgtggagaaaaaaagtgacttaAAGCAAAGCTGAAACTTAAAGAGGAAGCTgataaaatagacaaaaaaactaacaattGAAAGAGGAAGACAAGATAACAAATAAAGTCCCCAATGAACAAAATGAGAGCGAGGTgaggaaaacagagcagaaatttTTAACAgatgaacatttcaaaaataatctggaaacaaactgcagctgactgactttattaattttttatttaccattgTTTTTTAGTTCTGAACAGACATTTTCTACTTGATTTAAAACTACTATGTTTGCTATGCCTGTCTCTGTGTGTCCACAGTCTCGTGTTTCCCGATCGAACATTTTACCTCTGTGCAAAGACAGGAGTTGAGGCAGATGAATGGATTAAGATCCTCCACTGGAAGCTGGTGAGTTCCATCAGACTGATTCACACGGATTATTTAATCTGTGGTACGGTCAGTAGGAAAAGAAATATAAGAATATGGACatcattcatctttttttactACCAAAACGTCCAATTTCtgggaaaaagaaggaaattagAAATGCAATCCTTTGCATTTCTAATTCGCAAAGGGTTTCTTTAAAAAGGAGGCAAAATGAAACCTGTAATACCTAAACCTCTCATTGGCACAAGAAAGGAGCCAATATTTACCAGTTTTATCAGAGGGAATTACATGGATTGAGCAGCTGAGGGAAAGTCCATTATTACAACACATTGTTTTTGggtctgaaacatttaagccTATGTACAATAAATCTACTTCCTTATTACTGTAATACGATTTCCTTTCTTGCTGCTCCTCGTCTCTTCTGTTTCACAACCACTAAATAGGAAATTTGCAACCAttgctggaaaaagaaaaaaaaaacaaacatgtggcttttttttttttttttaaccatcatCATTTCTGAATCCAATGTTCTCAAATCAGCTATTGTAATCTTTGCTTTCAGTCTCAGATAAGAAAAGGGCGATGATGGTCATCCatgaagaaacaggaaaatagCTCCATTCTCACAGAAGATACCAGGATAACTGAAGGAATGAGACAGATCTGGAATATGTTGCACAACACATCTTACAAGAGGTCTTTGAACAACCTATTGAAGGATTTTAACAGCTCTGTAGAGTTCCTGGACTAAAAATGTATGTACAGCAGTGTtctcactgaagaaaaaaaaaaacatttcaaaattcacacaaatatgttttatgtagataaaaaaaataattattttgttacaATGTGCACTTTCAAAACAATGTTAACTGTGAACCTAGACATGTCAGTGTAGTTTTGATGGACACAGAATGGTTTTGGCTGTATTTGACAGTTATGACTGACTTGTAGCTTTTGTAGACTCAACATGGGAATGAGGGTAGAAGCAGAATGTGCTTGAAGCATTGTATTGCAGTCAGAACCAGTACCGATCACCGGGTCAGATTGTTTTATACgtgtttgtgattgtaattaTTTGTTCATCTCAAGTGGGAGTAAAACTTCCTGAAATGTCAATgatagattaaataaaaactcataatCAAACTGTTTGTCGTATATCTATCTTTAATTTTCTGATGAAAACAGACTCTTAGGTCTGTTTTCATCAGACTCTCAGGTTGTTGCAGTTATTCTgacccactcttctttgcaacATTGCTTCAGTTCATGGAAGGctgcagacaaataaaatattcaattatgAATACCTAAATAAGAAAAAGAGGCGGCACTATTTTAGTTgtcaaaatttcaacatttattcaGACTTTAACTCAACAGAAGAATGAAACCTTGGCAAACAGAGcacaaagtttatttaaactgaTCCACAAACAATGAGAAACTACAGAAATCTCCCCAACATGACATAAACATCTCAGCAAACCGACAGGAATATGATGAGTTGGGAGTAATTTGGTGCAATCTGCTGCCGATCTGAACTCATGTCACCTCGACCACCTGCCTCAGATTCTCTATTAGTGGAGCCAACTCCTTCTCCAGACTCATGATGAGGCCTGaggacacagaaacacatcttaTCTCAGCTGCTATCCACCTTTTAAAATGGTTGTAACAATGCATTTTACCTGTGTTGGCGTTGCTGCTGGCGATGAAGCTGATGACCAGAGGGAGCCGATTAAACTGCACAATCTGTTCAGCACAAACATAACACAGGATCATGGAGGCAGAATATCAAATCCTCAGCTTAATCCAACACAATGGATGTAGAGCTGATAAACCAGCAACACTGTATGATGCCATCATGTCAACATGGACCAAAATCAAGTACCATAATCAATATTATCAACTAAAGGGTAAGATGTTATTGGAAACTGCAGACTTGGGTGCTGATGTGACAcaatcacaaaacatttttgaaatgtaaaacatacatgtttttgtcatttaggaACATTAAATGGAGACCACACAACATCTAAATGTGCTTTTTCATAAGgttttaagaaaacacaaaataaccaCATGCAGATTTACGTATTTGAGTATTTCCAAGAAGTCAAAGTTGAATCCTGACAAAAAACGCTAGGGGTTAATaccatttgtgaaaaaaacattcactgtTTCTAGTATTAACTCTACACTATGATTTAATCTACAGTTATGGGAAACAGTCCCCCTTACAGCTACTTGTACCACCTTGTCTAAAGCACTTTCACCAGAACATTTCTCTCTGACTTTATCAGTCTCACATCACTGTGATAGAATTTTGGCCCACCTTTTTTCCCAGTATTGCCTGACCTCATTGAGCCTTGCAGACCCACATATGTACACATCTCTCTTGCTGTGTTCCCACTACAACATTTCATGCAGAAGGAAGTCTGGTGGAGTGATTGTAACTCATTGATGCTATTCTCTTTGCAGCCACTCTATTGATGCTTCGTTCAAAATAATCATCCTTTGGGTAACCCAAGCTTACGTCAAGCTTCAATTGTCAGAGAAAATGATCTCACATTTCActctcacccacacacacacacacacccccacacaagTGTTTGTGGTTGACTCAGTGGCTGCTAAACGAGCCTGAGTCTTCCGTCGTTTTTTTTGCCATTGTGTAAACAAGACgttaagaacaaaaaaagaaattaaatatgtttgagGAGGTCAAGTCTAACACCAGAATATTATGTATCTTCTAACCTGGTAGGAGTTGTAATAGCAGATGATGCTCTTGTTTTTAGAGAGGCCAAGCTTGCTGCCCTGATCCGTAGCAAGAGCAAAGGTGGATAAGAAGCCAGGTCTCAGGGCATGGACTGGGGCGCTGTCATTGGCAACTGCAGGGATACAGCATTCATCCACATAAGAGAAATAGAAACCATCTCAATCATTCATTTTGGATTATATGTGAGAAAATATATGCAACTCATACAATACATTTAAAGGTAATCAAAGCATTTCCATTACAACAACTGTCACAGGAGTCCCGGTCTTACCTTTGATAACTGGAACGCCATCTCTGTCTGTGACAACAACAGCGTGAAGACCTTCAACACTGAGGAGAACAAACAGCTGATTTAGCAACTTTGAAGAAACCCCGAACTGATAACTGTGATTCTCCAACACCACCAACCTTTGCAGCTGTTTGTACAGGTATCTCTTTAAATCctgtagaagaaaaacaagttggAAACTGGATTAAACAAAATGGTTCATAGGTCTTTCGTGGGATCTAATCACAGTGAGTAAACCAGCAGAAGTGCTGAATGTCAAGCGGCAGACAATGTAACAAATGAAAGAGCTATATCAATTTTCTTTCCTTAAATATGGCTCAGTTCAAAACTCCTGATCTAAACTACTCCTTTACATTTTACTTCCAAGTTACCAGCCTACTCTATAAccattttacagtaaattaaatACAGACTTTTTATGGCCCCATTCTGAATCACTGATAATAATATTAGATCCTTTGGTTGGAATTTAAATTGATCTGGTCCAATTACTGTGGATCTGGTTTGAAATTCTGATTAAAAGAGTCTGAAAACCAGAAGTTCAGTGACATTGTCCCATTTTGAGTTTTGACTGAGTGGGAATTTATCTGTGGCTTCTCCAGCAGAAACTAAAAACCCTTAAGGATTGAAGGGTTGGAGTCAAAAATCAAGTTATGACAGCTAAAACAAATGCAGCCCCGTTTGTTTCAGATAAAAGCACCACCATTCACACTTGGCATTAAGATCTGAGCAATCAAGTCTTAGTTTCTTGCTTTAATAAACATGTGCTGATTTACTCAATTACACAAATAATTGAGTAACTATAACACTGcaatgcagatttttattatgGTTGACAGTAGAGATTTTACAAAGAATTACCACAACATACATTTAGCCCCACAAACAGGGTTCACAGTACAGAGAGCAAACATGGCAGCTGTGTCCTATAATGCAGTaatttatataaacataaattgtAATTCCTCAtcctttttattgatttttttttacatgtttctgaaAAGATATTTGCTTGATCCCCAACAGCAGAGTTGGTAAAGAATGTGAATGTTTACTCTTCAAATGATAAACAGTTGCTATGTCTGCTATGTCTACAACCCATCATGAGACTCCTGACTGACCCAGTGATTCACGTAAACAGAAGCAAACAGCGGAATAAAGTCATTTCTTTCGTGCCCCAGCATTTAGTTTTCCATCTTTACCCAAACGCACCAGGTCTTCAAGCTTAATTACATCAAACTAAAGGATATTGACAATCATTTACAGAGTTGACATAGTGTAAAATATCTGTTGAAGCTATTAGAAGTAAATAAACCATACTCACATCTGCCATGATGTGTTTTTAGCCCTCTTTCTACGActctgtggagaaaaacaaagttttaacatCAAGATATTTTAACAAACGAAGAGAAGCTGTACGTTTCTCCTGGTGCAgcttttatgttaaatataacAAGCTAACATGGCAGCTAAGTTTAACTTCGTTCGTTTATCAAGTTCAGCCACCAACAGCTCTTAACCAGCATGTAGGTTTTTACaacagacaccaaaaacaacGATTTAAAAGATTTTACCTACCTTTAATGATTTTATCTCAGATTTCTACATGCTAAACCAGAAGCTAACATCACATGACACCCTGGTATCGTTTCCGGTATTAGAGGGTGGAGCGTTTATAGACGCTTTTCCGCATAAGCGCTGAATCTTACGTCAAACCCGCACCATATTGTGAGTGGCATTTTCAAAGTAACATCATTACAAGAATAGTGTCAACTCTCAGGCATTCACTATGGGCTGCATTTCAACTTCTGTCATCAGGATAGAGATACAGAATGACTGTGTAAAACCTATAGGCCGCTGTTAGACTCGTAAATTTCAGCCTGTGAGGACTCTACTGACCCCCTGAAAAATCGTTGTCTTGAGATTGTTatagttcttttcttttttttttcttaatttcttcaTGTGTGTCAATGTTGACTATGCAGTAAAGTGGTCTTCGGGGACAATGTACTTTTGAATTGAATAAGTCAGATTATAACAGGCCTATGGTGGcattcattaaagtttgtggttgattACAAGAACG
Proteins encoded:
- the dapp1 gene encoding dual adapter for phosphotyrosine and 3-phosphotyrosine and 3-phosphoinositide isoform X1, translating into MTAFTSLCSCRPSRGSQKPDVAADPEMSVYSDASNDDLCDELETLGWYHYDLSRHAAEALLLSNGGDGSYLLRNSNGAPGCFALSVRAKDSVKHFHVTRRDNVYIFGFNEFPSFQDFVSHFANQPLLGSDAGTLIVLKSPYPWRVEEPSIYESVRVHTAIQTGRTKDDLVPKAPSLGTKEGYLVKQGAIVKNWKQRWFTLHRNELKYFKDKMCEEPIRTLDLTSCSAVQFDYSQDKVNCFCLVFPDRTFYLCAKTGVEADEWIKILHWKLSQIRKGR
- the lamtor3 gene encoding ragulator complex protein LAMTOR3; protein product: MADDLKRYLYKQLQSVEGLHAVVVTDRDGVPVIKVANDSAPVHALRPGFLSTFALATDQGSKLGLSKNKSIICYYNSYQIVQFNRLPLVISFIASSNANTGLIMSLEKELAPLIENLRQVVEVT
- the dapp1 gene encoding dual adapter for phosphotyrosine and 3-phosphotyrosine and 3-phosphoinositide isoform X2, with protein sequence MTAFTSLCSCRPSRGSQKPDVAADPEMSVYSDASNDDLCDELETLGWYHYDLSRHAAEALLLSNGGDGSYLLRNSNGAPGCFALSVRDNVYIFGFNEFPSFQDFVSHFANQPLLGSDAGTLIVLKSPYPWRVEEPSIYESVRVHTAIQTGRTKDDLVPKAPSLGTKEGYLVKQGAIVKNWKQRWFTLHRNELKYFKDKMCEEPIRTLDLTSCSAVQFDYSQDKVNCFCLVFPDRTFYLCAKTGVEADEWIKILHWKLSQIRKGR